In Aphelocoma coerulescens isolate FSJ_1873_10779 chromosome 13, UR_Acoe_1.0, whole genome shotgun sequence, the following are encoded in one genomic region:
- the GFPT2 gene encoding glutamine--fructose-6-phosphate aminotransferase [isomerizing] 2 gives MCGIFAYLNYRVPRTRKEIYETLIKGLQRLEYRGYDSAGVAIDGNNNEDKERFIKLVKKRGKVKALEEELYKQDDLDSKTDFETHFGIAHTRWATHGVPSAINSHPQRSDKRNEFVVIHNGIITNYKDLRKFLESKGYEFESETDTETIPKLIKYMYDNRESEDTSFSALVERVIQQLEGAFALVFKSIHYPGEAVATRRGSPLLIGVRSKYKLSTEQIPVLYRTCNIENVKNICNSRMKRLDSSTCLHAVGDKAVEFFFASDASAIIEHTNRVIFLEDDDIAAVTDGKLSIHRLERSASDDPSRAIQTLQMELQQIMKGNFSAFMQKEIFEQPESVVNTMRGRVNFESSTVLLGGLKDHLKEIRRCRRLIIIGCGTSYHAAVATRQVLEELTELPVMVELASDFLDRNTPVFRDDVCFFISQSGETADTLMALRYCKERRALTVGITNTVGSSISRETDCGVHINAGPEIGVASTKAYTSQFVSLVMFGLMMSEDRISLQKRRQEIITGLKSLPEMIKEVLSLDEKIHDLALELYKQRSLLVMGRGYNYATCLEGALKIKEITYMHSEGILAGELKHGPLALIDKQMPVIMVIMKDPCFTKCQNALQQVTARQGRPIILCSKEDTESSKFAYKTIELPHTVDCLQGVLSVIPLQLLSFHLAVLRGYDVDFPRNLAKSVTVE, from the exons ATGTGCG GAATTTTTGCTTATCTAAACTACAGAGTGCCTCGCACTAGGAAGGAAATATATGAAACCCTGATAAAAGGATTACAGAGACTGGAATACAGAGGATATGACTCTGCAG GAGTGGCAATTGATGGAAATAATAATGAAGATAAAGAAAGATTCATCAAACTAGttaagaaaagaggaaaagtaaaGGCCCTGGAAGAAGAGCTGTACA AACAAGATGACCTGGATTCAAAAACAGATTTTGAAACACATTTTGGAATTGCTCACACTCGCTGGGCGACCCACGGAGTACCAAGCGCAATAAACAGTCACCCTCAGAGATCAGATAAAAGGAATG aaTTTGTTGTCATCCATAATGGAATCATCACAAACTATAAGGACCTGAGAAAATTTCTG GAGAGCAAAGGCTATGAATTTGAATCTGAAACGGATACAGAAACAATCCCCAAATTGATCAAATACATGTATGACAACAGAGAAAGTGAAGACACCAGCTTTTCAGCCTTGGTAGAGAGAGTTATTCAACAGTTG GAAGGTGCTTTTGCATTGGTTTTCAAGAGCATCCATTACCCAGGTGAAGCTGTTGCTACCAG GAGAGGCAGTCCTTTGCTCATTGGGGTTAGGAGCAAGTACAAACTCTCAACTGAACAGATTCCTGTTTTGTATAGAACAT GCAACATTGAGAATGTGAAGAACATCTGCAATTCCCGAATGAAAAGACTGGACAGCTCAACCTGCCTTCATGCTGTTGGGGATAAGGCAGTAGAATTCTTCTTTGCTTCAGATGCAAG tgCTATCATTGAGCACACCAACAGAGTGATCTTCTTAGAAGATGATGACATTGCAGCAGTAACTGATGGGAAACTCTCAATTCACCGTCTGGAGCGTTCAGCTAGTGATGATCCTTCCCGGGCCATCCAGACCCTGCAGATGGAATTGCAGCAAATCATGAAGG GTAACTTCAGTGCCTTCATGCAAAAGGAAATTTTTGAACAACCAGAATCAGTTGTCAACACAATGAGAGGCAGGGTGAACTTTGAGAGCAGCACAG TTCTGCTGGGGGGGCTGAAGGATCACTTGAAGGAAATCAGAAGATGCCGAAGACTGATCATTATTGGCTGTGGGACCAGTTACCACGCTGCAGTGGCT ACTCGACAAGTCCTGGAAGAATTAACTGAATTACCAGTGATGGTGGAACTTGCCAGTGACTTCCTGGATAGAAACACACCTGTATTCAGGGATGATGTGTGCTTTTTTATAAGCCAGTCAG GTGAAACTGCAGATACACTCATGGCCTTGAGGTACTGTAAAGAACGTCGTGCTCTGACAGTTGGCATCACAAACACAGTTGGAAGTTCAATATCCAGGGAGACTGACTGTGGTGTGCACATCAATGCAGGACCTGAGATAGGTGTGGCAAGCACAAAG GCTTATACCAGCCAATTCGTGTCTCTTGTAATGTTTGGCCTAATGATGTCTGAAGACAGAATTTCCTTGCAGAAAAGGAGACAGGAAATCATAACTGGACTAAAATCATTGCCAG AAATGATTAAAGAAGTCTTGTCCTTGGATGAGAAGATACATGATTTGGCTCTTGAACTGTACAAACAAAGATCATTGCTGGTTATGGGTCGTGGGTATAATTATGCCACTTGTCTGGAAGGAGCTTTG aaaataaaagaaatcacCTATATGCACTCGGAAGGTATCCTGGCTGGTGAGCTGAAACATGGGCCCTTAGCCCTAATAGATAAACAAATGCCTGTTATCATGGTGATAATGAAGGATCCTTGTTTCACCAAGTGCCAGAATGCTCTGCAACAGGTCACTGCTCGGCAG ggtCGTCCAATCATTCTGTGCTCTAAAGAAGACACTGAAAGCTCAAAATTTGCCTACAAAACCATTGAGCTACCTCATACAGTTGACTGCCTTCAAGGAGTGTTGAGTGTCATTCCTCTTCAGTTGCTTTCATTCCACCTGGCTGTTCTCAGAGGATATGAT GTGGACTTTCCAAGAAATTTGGCCAAATCTGTTACTGTCGAATAA